A region of Pirellulales bacterium DNA encodes the following proteins:
- the gmd gene encoding GDP-mannose 4,6-dehydratase, whose translation MAKRALITGITGQDGSYLASFLLDKGYEVHGMVRRSSTESSERIEHLRDRIKLHQADLLDQLSLVNLVRDVQPHEVYNLAAQSFVPTSWLQPLLTGEFTALGVTRMLEAIRLVDPTIRFFQASSSEMFGRVREEPQTEQTPFWPRSPYAVAKAYGHFITVNYRESYDIRACSGIMFNHESPLRGKEFLPRKVSDGVARIKLGMQERLPLGNLDAERDWGFAGDFVRAMWLMLQQDEPDDYVIATGEKHSVRKLVDLAFAHVGLDPAKYVVIDPALYRPAEVNHLRGDYSKARRVLGWEPTIDFPALIAMMVDADLERVERELASGAAGSSPIG comes from the coding sequence ATGGCAAAGCGCGCACTCATTACGGGCATCACGGGTCAAGACGGGTCGTACCTGGCCTCGTTTCTGTTGGACAAAGGGTACGAGGTCCACGGCATGGTGCGCCGTTCGAGCACCGAAAGCTCGGAGCGGATCGAACACCTGCGCGACCGCATCAAGCTGCACCAGGCCGACCTGCTGGATCAATTGTCGCTGGTGAACCTAGTGCGCGACGTGCAGCCGCACGAGGTTTACAACCTGGCCGCCCAAAGCTTCGTGCCGACCAGTTGGCTGCAGCCGCTATTGACCGGCGAGTTTACGGCGCTGGGTGTGACGCGCATGCTCGAAGCGATCCGTCTGGTCGACCCCACGATCCGTTTTTTTCAGGCCTCGAGCAGCGAAATGTTCGGCCGCGTGCGCGAAGAGCCGCAGACCGAGCAGACCCCGTTCTGGCCGCGCAGCCCTTATGCCGTGGCCAAGGCCTATGGGCATTTCATCACGGTCAATTACCGCGAGAGCTACGACATTCGCGCCTGCTCAGGCATTATGTTCAATCACGAATCGCCGCTACGGGGCAAGGAATTCCTGCCGCGCAAAGTGAGCGACGGCGTAGCCCGGATCAAGTTGGGCATGCAGGAACGGCTGCCTTTGGGGAACCTCGACGCCGAGCGTGACTGGGGCTTCGCCGGCGATTTCGTCCGCGCCATGTGGTTGATGTTGCAGCAGGATGAGCCGGACGACTACGTGATCGCGACCGGCGAAAAGCATTCGGTGCGAAAGCTGGTCGACCTGGCCTTTGCGCACGTCGGGCTCGACCCGGCGAAATACGTCGTGATCGATCCGGCGCTGTATCGTCCGGCCGAGGTCAACCATCTGCGGGGCGACTACAGCAAAGCCCGGCGCGTGCTGGGTTGGGAGCCGACGATCGATTTTCCCGCGCTGATCGCGATGATGGTCGATGCCGATCTGGAACGGGTGGAGCGGGAACTGGCCTCGGGCGCAGCGGGAAGCTCGCCTATCGGCTAG
- a CDS encoding CDGSH iron-sulfur domain-containing protein has protein sequence MPEVRIRCRANGPLVVEGPVTIVDHEGNAFTISGDKPNIALCRCGQSANKPFCDGAHRACDFQAANLATKQ, from the coding sequence ATGCCTGAAGTTCGCATCCGCTGCCGCGCCAACGGACCGCTGGTGGTCGAGGGGCCGGTGACGATCGTCGATCACGAAGGAAACGCGTTCACGATTTCTGGTGACAAGCCGAACATCGCCCTCTGCCGCTGTGGCCAATCCGCGAACAAGCCATTCTGCGACGGCGCGCACCGCGCCTGCGATTTTCAAGCCGCCAACCTGGCCACAAAACAATAG